Within Sphingobium sp. SCG-1, the genomic segment GGAGGATGACGGCGATTGTCCAAAGCATGTGAACGTCCCTCAAAACTGCCGGCGATCATCGCAACGGCAACAATTGAGAAACGTCACAGCCAGCCGATCGTTCCGCCTGTGCATCGACGCCAAAACTATCAAGTGCGGAAACGCACGAGACGCTCAGCTTATTTAGGGGCGAGCACCATCAGCATCTGTCGGCCTTCCATGCGCGGGTAGGCCTCAACCTTCGCAACTTCCACCACGTTTTCGGCCACGCGCTGCAACAGCGCCATGCCCAACTGCTGATGCGACAATTCGCGGCCGCGGAAGCGCAGCGTGATCTTCACCTTGTCGCCTTCACCGATGAAATCGTGAACCTTCTTCATCTTCGTATCATAATCATGATCGTCGATGTTCGGACGCATTTTGATCTCCTTGATCTCCTGCGTCTTCTGGGTCTTGCGGGCGATATTCGCCTTTTTCTGGGCTTCGTACTTGAACTTGCCGACGTCCAGGAACTTGCAGACTGGCGGATCGGCGTTCGGGGAGACTTCAACGAGGTCCAGGCCCACTTCGGCAGCCTGCTCGATCGCTTCCTGCGTAAACATCACGCCCAGATTTTCGCCCTCTTCATCGATCACGCGGACCTTGGGAACGCTGATGAATTCATTGTAGCGGGGGCCGGATTTCGGCATCGGCGCCAATGGGCGGCGCATCATCGGGGGACGTATAGCAGACTCTCCTGTGGTCATTGAACGGACGGCTCATAGCGCCTTTTGCCAATGTCGAAAAGGCCGCATGTCCTGCTTCATGCAAGGGACAGCGGCCTGTGACATCTAAGGGACATCAGCGCCTTACCGCATATCGGGTGCGCGTGCCTGGTTTTCAAGTTGTGCGATTACTTCATCGAGCGACAGCACGGCCTGAGCCTGCTCGCCAAGTGTGCGCAGCGCAACGGTGCCCTCGTCGGCCTCGCGTTTGCCGACGACCAGCAATTTCGGGACTTTTGCAAGGCTATGCTCGCGCACCTTATAATTGATCTTTTCATTGCGCAGATCGATTTCGGCGCGAATTCCGGCAGCGCGCAGCTTTTCGACCACACTTCGCGCATAGTCGTCCGCGTCGGACACGATCGTCGCCACCACCGCCTGCACAGGGGCCAGCCATAGCGGGAAACGCCCCGCATGATGCTCAATCAGGATGCCGATGAAGCGTTCGAATGTGCCCAAAATGGCGCGATGGAGCATCACAGGGCGATGCTTTTCGCCGTCTTCGCCCACATAGCTGGCGTCGAGTCGTTCGGGCAGCACATAGTC encodes:
- the infC gene encoding translation initiation factor IF-3; its protein translation is MMRRPLAPMPKSGPRYNEFISVPKVRVIDEEGENLGVMFTQEAIEQAAEVGLDLVEVSPNADPPVCKFLDVGKFKYEAQKKANIARKTQKTQEIKEIKMRPNIDDHDYDTKMKKVHDFIGEGDKVKITLRFRGRELSHQQLGMALLQRVAENVVEVAKVEAYPRMEGRQMLMVLAPK